The following are encoded together in the Flavobacteriales bacterium genome:
- a CDS encoding ATP-binding protein: protein MYELFASFLDLKRKIDLKIESEGMGSEYSHFDHYVILLDEADLGFHPQWKKKFVSLINRGLPKIFEEKKLQIIFTTHDPLTLSDIPKQNIIYLRKDKDSGLTKILSEEDKVHMKSFGANIHDLLSDSFFIDDGLIGDFAKSKIKEVIDWINDNEKISDSKKESEKFKTELEKYQKTIEIIDDKIIRLKLAEMISELISKDDFYNKVIDDEIEFLKNKKK, encoded by the coding sequence ATGTATGAACTATTTGCTAGTTTCTTAGATTTGAAAAGGAAAATTGATTTAAAAATTGAATCAGAAGGAATGGGAAGTGAATATAGTCACTTTGATCATTATGTAATTCTATTAGATGAGGCTGATTTAGGATTTCATCCCCAATGGAAAAAGAAATTTGTTTCTTTAATAAATAGAGGACTTCCGAAGATTTTCGAAGAAAAAAAATTGCAAATCATTTTTACAACACATGACCCATTAACTCTTTCTGACATACCAAAACAAAATATTATCTATCTAAGAAAAGACAAAGATAGTGGTTTAACTAAAATACTTTCTGAGGAAGATAAAGTTCATATGAAATCTTTTGGAGCAAATATTCATGATTTGCTGTCTGATAGTTTTTTTATTGATGATGGTTTAATCGGAGATTTTGCAAAATCTAAGATTAAGGAGGTGATTGACTGGATAAATGACAATGAGAAAATATCTGATTCCAAAAAGGAATCTGAAAAGTTTAAAACGGAACTTGAAAAATATCAAAAAACAATTGAGATAATAGATGATAAAATAATACGATTGAAGTTAGCCGAAATGATATCTGAGTTAATTTCCAAAGATGATTTTTATAACAAAGTCATCGATGATGAAATTGAGTTTTTAAAGAATAAAAAAAAATAA